In the genome of Gemmatimonadota bacterium, one region contains:
- a CDS encoding HAD family hydrolase: MTIRLVVFDLSGTTVHDGGGVVRRNLREVLAGAGLELREGALEGVAGLPKRTAIRTLLEGHGRDELLDRVESLHADFAARMRRWYRDDPAVREVTGATDTFRALRAAGIRVAIATGFTRDVLDVVLARMGWVGPDSPVNTTVASDEVKRARPWPDAIELLRKGAGDLPAAAVAKVGDTAADLQEGTMARCGLVVGVLSGGHAREVLEAQPHDQLIASIADLPALLEQLHLLPAQATT; encoded by the coding sequence GTGACAATTCGGCTGGTAGTCTTCGACCTGTCCGGGACGACGGTGCATGATGGTGGCGGGGTCGTCCGGCGGAACTTGCGAGAGGTCCTCGCTGGCGCGGGTCTGGAACTGCGCGAGGGCGCACTCGAGGGCGTGGCTGGGCTTCCCAAGCGCACGGCCATCCGGACCCTGCTCGAGGGCCACGGTCGCGATGAACTTCTCGACCGGGTCGAATCATTGCACGCCGACTTCGCGGCGCGGATGCGACGCTGGTATCGCGATGATCCCGCCGTTCGCGAAGTGACTGGCGCCACCGACACCTTCCGGGCATTGCGTGCCGCCGGGATCCGGGTCGCGATCGCCACTGGTTTCACCCGCGATGTGCTCGACGTCGTGCTCGCGCGGATGGGGTGGGTCGGACCCGATTCACCGGTAAATACCACCGTTGCAAGTGATGAGGTGAAACGCGCGCGACCCTGGCCGGATGCGATCGAATTGCTGCGGAAGGGGGCCGGTGATCTTCCTGCAGCCGCTGTCGCGAAGGTCGGCGACACTGCCGCCGATCTGCAGGAAGGGACGATGGCGCGATGTGGTCTGGTGGTCGGCGTCCTCAGCGGCGGACACGCGCGTGAGGTGCTCGAGGCACAGCCACACGACCAGCTCATCGCCAGCATCGCCGACCTGCCAGCACTGCTCGAACAGCTGCACCTGCTCCCCGCTCAGGCGACGACGTAG
- a CDS encoding DUF937 domain-containing protein: MSEVLGTVMAELDRPGALASIAAKLGVDETQARQAVESALPVLLGGLARNAQNGEGASSLLAALDKDHDGSVLDDIGDLLSSGGGAAGSGILGHIFGDRQGQVQDGLGQATGIGGQGMGQLLSMLAPLVMGALGRVKNQGGLDADGLQQTLNREGAAITANAPGLMQGMMRLLDRNQDGSALDDIAGMVGGLFRKPS; encoded by the coding sequence ATGAGCGAAGTTCTCGGAACGGTGATGGCTGAGCTCGATCGTCCTGGCGCGCTCGCGAGCATCGCCGCCAAGCTCGGAGTCGATGAGACCCAGGCTCGGCAGGCCGTGGAGAGTGCCCTTCCCGTGCTCCTGGGCGGTCTCGCTCGCAACGCGCAGAATGGCGAAGGTGCATCCTCGCTGCTCGCCGCACTCGACAAGGACCACGACGGTTCGGTACTCGACGACATCGGCGACCTGCTCAGCTCGGGCGGCGGAGCCGCTGGGAGCGGGATTCTCGGCCACATCTTCGGCGACCGTCAGGGACAGGTGCAGGATGGGCTCGGCCAGGCGACTGGAATCGGCGGTCAGGGGATGGGCCAGCTACTCTCCATGCTCGCGCCGCTGGTGATGGGCGCGCTCGGCCGCGTCAAGAATCAGGGCGGGCTCGATGCCGACGGCCTCCAGCAAACCCTCAACCGCGAAGGGGCGGCGATCACCGCGAACGCGCCCGGGCTGATGCAGGGGATGATGCGACTGCTCGATCGGAACCAGGATGGCTCGGCCCTCGACGACATCGCCGGCATGGTCGGCGGACTCTTTCGCAAACCCTCTTGA
- a CDS encoding MgtC/SapB family protein — protein sequence MTGNSPVPMPGDDIALRLGAAALVGSLLGLNRELKHKPAGLRTLALVGLGASVAAIASVELGGGGPDAVSRIAQGVMTGIGFLGAGVILRRDDEGAITGLTTAASIWVTAVLGLACGLGQWRLAMVGVAFALGILVLGGAVEGLLHRWVHRHSRASVP from the coding sequence TTGACCGGTAATTCGCCGGTGCCAATGCCGGGAGATGATATCGCGTTGCGGCTGGGTGCTGCGGCCCTGGTAGGTTCACTGCTCGGACTCAATCGCGAGCTCAAGCACAAACCCGCTGGCCTGCGGACCCTCGCGCTCGTGGGGCTCGGGGCTTCGGTCGCCGCGATTGCGAGCGTGGAGCTTGGCGGAGGAGGACCCGACGCGGTCTCACGCATCGCGCAGGGCGTGATGACGGGAATCGGCTTTCTCGGCGCCGGCGTCATTCTCCGTCGGGATGACGAGGGGGCGATCACTGGTCTGACCACCGCGGCGTCGATCTGGGTGACGGCGGTGCTGGGGCTAGCGTGCGGGCTGGGGCAGTGGCGGCTGGCGATGGTGGGCGTCGCCTTTGCGCTGGGGATCCTGGTGCTGGGCGGTGCGGTGGAGGGGCTCCTCCACCGCTGGGTCCATCGTCACTCGCGTGCTAGTGTACCGTGA
- a CDS encoding (4Fe-4S)-binding protein, whose protein sequence is MIEKPLQVYETPNIRVTFDPNICQHSGVCLRTLPPVFDVTRPRWVRPELADPAAVLAAVAKCPSGALKAQLVTGVHRGIDR, encoded by the coding sequence ATGATTGAAAAACCCCTTCAGGTATACGAAACGCCGAATATCCGGGTCACCTTCGACCCGAATATCTGTCAACATTCCGGCGTGTGCCTGCGGACGCTGCCACCGGTGTTCGATGTGACCCGGCCACGCTGGGTGCGACCCGAACTCGCAGATCCTGCGGCAGTGCTTGCCGCAGTGGCGAAATGTCCTTCGGGCGCCCTCAAGGCGCAGCTGGTCACCGGAGTACATCGCGGCATTGACCGGTAA
- a CDS encoding methylated-DNA--[protein]-cysteine S-methyltransferase produces the protein MTTAISLPPRKTLLRAVTERDPAWDGLFVFAVSTTGIACRPVCPSRRAKPEHVEFFASLDQACAAGFRPCLRCRPELGAAEPEWMPRLTELMAASRDDRITDADLTSAGLDPVRIRRHFRRHHGITFHAWARGQKVANAQRRLKQGDSLDRVIIESGYESHSGFREAFGRLVGAPPGRARGGEPVVAVSFQSPLGSLVAAAVDDGVCLLEFGDIDRLEQQAPRLRKWFNGPIVAGHHPHLEQLQRELEEYFAGSRQEFSVPLVVRGAPFELGVWAQLQQIPYGETRSYADIARAVDNPKAVRAVGSANGRNRLAIVIPCHRVVNADGRLGGYGGGLWRKVRLLEIEGVRPKG, from the coding sequence ATGACCACCGCGATCTCGCTGCCACCCCGCAAGACCCTGCTCCGCGCCGTCACCGAGCGTGACCCTGCCTGGGACGGCCTCTTCGTCTTCGCCGTGAGCACCACGGGGATCGCTTGCCGACCGGTCTGTCCGTCACGGCGTGCGAAGCCGGAGCACGTGGAATTCTTTGCGTCACTCGACCAGGCCTGCGCGGCCGGGTTCCGGCCGTGCCTGCGGTGCCGACCAGAGCTCGGCGCGGCCGAACCGGAATGGATGCCCCGCCTCACCGAACTGATGGCCGCGAGTCGCGACGACCGGATCACGGATGCCGATCTCACCAGCGCTGGGCTCGATCCGGTTCGCATTCGACGACACTTCCGCCGTCATCACGGCATCACCTTTCACGCCTGGGCACGGGGACAGAAAGTGGCCAACGCGCAACGACGCCTGAAGCAGGGAGACTCGCTCGATCGCGTCATCATCGAGTCGGGGTACGAATCACATAGCGGCTTCCGCGAAGCCTTCGGTCGCCTCGTGGGTGCCCCCCCAGGCCGCGCACGCGGCGGTGAACCGGTGGTGGCGGTCTCGTTCCAGTCGCCGCTCGGCTCGCTCGTCGCGGCTGCCGTCGACGATGGAGTCTGCCTGCTGGAGTTCGGCGACATCGACCGGCTCGAGCAGCAGGCGCCGCGCCTTCGCAAATGGTTCAACGGGCCGATTGTCGCGGGGCATCACCCGCATCTCGAACAGCTGCAACGCGAACTCGAGGAATACTTCGCCGGCTCCCGCCAGGAGTTCTCGGTGCCGCTCGTGGTGCGCGGCGCGCCCTTCGAACTCGGCGTCTGGGCACAGCTGCAGCAAATCCCCTATGGCGAGACCCGCTCCTACGCCGATATCGCGCGCGCGGTCGACAACCCCAAGGCGGTGCGCGCTGTGGGGAGCGCCAATGGTCGCAATCGGCTGGCGATCGTGATTCCCTGTCATCGCGTCGTCAACGCCGACGGACGCCTCGGCGGCTACGGTGGCGGGCTGTGGCGGAAGGTGCGGCTGCTGGAGATTGAAGGGGTGAGGCCGAAGGGATGA